From the genome of Deinococcus sp. JMULE3, one region includes:
- a CDS encoding amino acid ABC transporter ATP-binding protein: MTQSSPTATGSQIRRDAPPIIDVRDVHKHFGSFHALRGVNLRVQPGEVVVVIGPSGSGKSTFIRTINALDPHDGGQITVDSIPLDGKGNLDAIRREVGMVFQSFNLFPHLTVLENITLAPTRVRKASKADADRRGLELLRRVGIEEQAHKYPAQLSGGQQQRVAIARALAMEPKVMLFDEPTSALDPEMIKEVLDVMKELARTGMTMLVVTHEMGFAREVADRILFFDQGNIVEDTTPEAFYQNPQHERARAFLSKILGH; the protein is encoded by the coding sequence ATGACGCAGTCCTCTCCCACCGCCACGGGCAGCCAGATCCGCCGGGACGCCCCCCCGATCATCGACGTGCGCGACGTGCACAAGCATTTCGGCAGCTTCCACGCGCTGCGCGGCGTGAACCTGCGCGTCCAGCCCGGCGAGGTCGTGGTCGTGATCGGCCCGTCGGGCAGCGGCAAGAGCACCTTCATCCGCACCATCAACGCCCTGGACCCGCACGATGGCGGGCAGATCACCGTGGACAGCATTCCGCTGGACGGCAAGGGCAACCTGGACGCCATCCGGCGCGAGGTCGGCATGGTGTTCCAGTCGTTCAACCTCTTCCCGCACCTGACCGTGCTGGAGAACATCACGCTGGCGCCCACACGCGTGCGCAAGGCCAGCAAGGCCGACGCGGACAGGCGCGGCCTGGAGCTGCTGCGCCGCGTGGGCATCGAGGAGCAGGCGCACAAGTACCCGGCGCAGCTGTCGGGCGGGCAACAGCAGCGCGTCGCGATCGCTCGCGCCCTGGCGATGGAACCCAAGGTGATGCTGTTCGACGAGCCCACCAGCGCCCTGGACCCCGAGATGATCAAGGAGGTGCTGGACGTCATGAAGGAACTGGCCCGCACCGGCATGACCATGCTGGTCGTCACGCACGAGATGGGCTTCGCGCGCGAGGTCGCCGACCGCATCCTGTTCTTCGATCAGGGCAACATCGTCGAGGACACCACCCCGGAAGCCTTCTACCAGAACCCGCAGCACGAGCGCGCCAGGGCGTTCCTCAGCAAGATCCTCGGCCACTGA
- a CDS encoding MFS transporter, whose amino-acid sequence MTTRAPWNRNERLGILNGWAIFLGDGFMSVAVVLTGFAARLGAPNWVIGLLPAIAGGGWMLPQLLVAARVRPLTHKLPVYRSAAVVRTGAYILMVLAAALLADRPALCLTLFILAMTVNALASGVSGLPFLEVVSKTVPSERRARFFGTRNLYGGLLAFGAGLLVRAILGSDLPFPLNYALILALGTVAFTFGYWVFGLVQEPADTPQEAQGTRAEIRAIPETLRDPHFRAFLTVRLLLAAASMSDPFLAVYALRELNYPAATLGTFVMALTGAAPLSNIVWQRVAERKGSRRIIRYATVFYGLAPLWALTVGLLHLPAWTYLIAFILTSTAAQGFNLGHTNHLLNIAPEHARSRYIGTLNTLVGAALFTPVLGGLLADQAGYGPVFVLSGVLCAVAWVWCGQLRRDA is encoded by the coding sequence ATGACGACCCGCGCGCCGTGGAACCGCAACGAACGCCTGGGCATCCTCAACGGCTGGGCCATCTTCCTCGGGGACGGCTTCATGAGCGTCGCCGTCGTCCTGACCGGCTTTGCCGCCCGCCTCGGCGCGCCCAACTGGGTGATCGGCCTGCTGCCCGCCATCGCCGGGGGCGGCTGGATGCTCCCGCAGCTGCTCGTCGCGGCCCGCGTGCGGCCCCTGACCCATAAACTGCCGGTGTACCGCTCTGCCGCCGTCGTCCGGACCGGCGCGTACATCCTGATGGTGCTGGCCGCCGCGCTGCTCGCCGACCGGCCCGCGCTGTGCCTCACGCTGTTCATCCTCGCCATGACCGTCAACGCCCTGGCGTCCGGCGTCAGCGGCCTGCCCTTCCTGGAGGTCGTCAGCAAGACCGTTCCCAGCGAGCGCCGCGCCCGGTTCTTCGGCACCCGCAACCTGTACGGCGGCCTGCTCGCCTTCGGCGCGGGGCTGCTGGTGCGGGCCATCCTGGGCAGCGACCTGCCCTTCCCCCTGAACTACGCGCTGATCCTCGCGCTGGGCACCGTCGCGTTCACGTTCGGGTACTGGGTGTTCGGGCTGGTGCAGGAACCCGCCGACACGCCCCAGGAGGCCCAGGGCACCCGCGCCGAGATCCGCGCGATTCCCGAGACCCTGCGCGACCCGCACTTCCGGGCGTTCCTGACCGTGCGCCTGCTGCTGGCCGCCGCCAGCATGAGCGACCCCTTCCTGGCCGTGTACGCCCTGCGCGAACTGAACTACCCCGCCGCCACGCTGGGGACGTTCGTCATGGCCCTGACCGGGGCCGCCCCGCTGAGCAACATCGTCTGGCAGCGCGTCGCCGAACGCAAGGGCTCAAGGCGCATCATCCGCTACGCCACCGTGTTCTACGGACTGGCGCCCCTGTGGGCCCTGACCGTCGGGCTGCTGCACCTGCCCGCCTGGACGTACCTCATCGCGTTCATCCTGACGAGCACCGCCGCGCAGGGCTTCAACCTGGGCCACACCAACCACCTGCTGAACATCGCGCCCGAACACGCCCGCAGTCGCTACATCGGCACGCTGAACACCCTAGTCGGCGCGGCGCTGTTCACCCCGGTCCTCGGCGGGCTGCTCGCCGACCAGGCCGGGTACGGCCCGGTATTCGTCCTCAGCGGCGTGCTGTGCGCCGTCGCCTGGGTGTGGTGTGGGCAGCTCCGCCGCGACGCCTGA
- a CDS encoding histone deacetylase, translating to MTDPDHTGPYRAWTPAAYTFPLPDGHRFPAYKYAGVRDRLSGLLPVLDTPNLSWADAARAHDPLWLRRWRRGEIDRHEERAFGLPWSAEVVERARRAAGGSLAALHDALRVGWGINLAGGTHHAFRDRAEGFCLVNDAAILTRVALGDGLARRVAILDLDVHQGNGTAALLEHEAQAFTLSIHGERNYPFRKERSSLDLGLGDGVTDQEYLRVLREQALPALDAFRPDLLLYLAGVDVLAGDRFGRFALTLDGVRERNRAVLSWARGAGIPVVTMMAGGYNRDHALTVEAHASVVLDGLDVLP from the coding sequence GTGACCGACCCCGACCACACCGGGCCGTACCGCGCCTGGACCCCCGCCGCCTACACCTTCCCCCTCCCGGACGGGCACCGCTTCCCGGCGTACAAGTACGCGGGCGTCCGCGACCGCCTGAGCGGCCTGCTGCCCGTGCTGGACACCCCGAACCTCAGCTGGGCGGACGCCGCGCGCGCCCACGACCCCCTGTGGCTGCGCCGCTGGCGCAGAGGCGAGATCGACCGGCACGAGGAACGCGCCTTCGGCCTGCCCTGGAGCGCCGAGGTGGTGGAACGCGCCCGCCGCGCCGCCGGGGGTTCCCTGGCCGCACTGCACGACGCGCTGCGGGTCGGGTGGGGCATCAATCTGGCGGGCGGCACGCACCACGCCTTTCGGGACCGCGCCGAGGGCTTCTGCCTCGTGAACGACGCCGCGATCCTGACCCGCGTGGCCCTGGGTGACGGACTGGCTCGCCGCGTGGCGATCCTCGACCTGGACGTGCACCAGGGCAACGGCACGGCCGCCCTGCTGGAACACGAGGCGCAGGCGTTTACCCTCAGCATTCACGGCGAGCGGAACTATCCCTTTCGCAAGGAACGCAGCAGCCTCGACCTCGGGCTGGGGGACGGCGTGACCGATCAGGAGTACCTGCGGGTGCTGCGCGAGCAGGCACTCCCAGCACTGGACGCCTTCCGGCCCGACCTTCTGCTGTACCTCGCGGGCGTGGACGTCCTGGCCGGGGACCGCTTCGGACGCTTCGCCCTGACCCTGGACGGCGTGCGCGAACGCAACCGCGCCGTGCTGTCCTGGGCACGCGGCGCGGGCATTCCCGTGGTCACCATGATGGCCGGCGGGTACAACCGTGACCACGCCCTGACCGTCGAGGCGCATGCCAGCGTGGTCCTCGACGGTCTGGACGTGCTGCCCTGA
- a CDS encoding Crp/Fnr family transcriptional regulator: MTYISPTTTHPYTDPNRTVRRGQTLYYAGDAAPSLYRLESGLMRAVRLTPQGRNLTVRHIRPGDIFGEECLHGTTRGHQVVALTDAVLTPIHPQHLSQGELWDLTRSLSQQLQRMMTDGVHIQDGDLRERIARYLLNLADSSLGGQHPDGTRFVRATHELIAEGTGATRESVSKLIGEMRDDGLLNPAYRCLTLTDEAGLRLLSGYHG; this comes from the coding sequence ATGACCTACATCTCCCCCACCACCACCCACCCCTACACCGACCCCAACCGCACCGTCCGCCGCGGCCAGACCCTGTACTACGCCGGGGACGCCGCCCCCAGCCTCTACCGCCTGGAAAGCGGCCTGATGCGCGCTGTGCGCCTCACCCCGCAGGGCCGCAACCTGACCGTGCGCCACATCCGCCCCGGCGACATCTTCGGCGAGGAATGCCTGCACGGCACCACCCGCGGTCACCAGGTCGTCGCGCTGACCGACGCCGTCCTGACCCCCATCCACCCGCAGCACCTGTCGCAGGGCGAACTGTGGGACCTGACCCGCAGCCTCAGCCAGCAGCTGCAACGCATGATGACCGACGGCGTCCACATCCAGGACGGCGACCTGCGCGAACGCATCGCCCGCTACCTGCTGAACCTCGCGGACAGCAGCCTGGGCGGCCAGCACCCGGACGGCACGCGCTTCGTGCGCGCCACGCACGAACTGATCGCCGAGGGCACCGGCGCCACCCGCGAGAGCGTCAGCAAACTCATCGGCGAGATGCGCGACGACGGCCTGCTGAACCCCGCCTACCGCTGCCTGACCCTGACCGACGAGGCGGGCCTGCGCCTGCTCAGCGGCTACCACGGCTGA
- a CDS encoding DNA double-strand break repair nuclease NurA, which translates to MARMRIRLDPWPVDIEGGQLSLQPFGGELIDIETPRWAAIPARPIPDRLTQVLVVDGKRRMESRVFLEDDEGGAGMGGFGAYVVGAVNLCPHGTRQAELLDVRAQRVLAHAPGLRVNPTELSPRDPHTGQLLYVPVPTESADPLAPLHRLQSLMLDAEQELSHAYASAVPADETDDEEPLTALTLQDGTLRRGGANLGGAVVGYVKTMQTQYLSTDRVGLLSSLKPGERTPILHMKSETGRSTRFTWYVRLCEAAFYQHPMSGVMRLEMYAPPEPDFLPRSVRQVANLSGTLLTRLGSRAHKDPRAPQNLIPTAALEQAMNRSMGSADLVTRRIRAHIAATFGQGAVA; encoded by the coding sequence ATGGCCCGCATGCGTATCCGCCTCGACCCCTGGCCCGTGGACATAGAAGGCGGCCAGCTGAGCCTCCAGCCCTTCGGCGGAGAACTGATCGACATTGAAACGCCCCGCTGGGCGGCCATTCCCGCCCGTCCCATCCCGGACCGCCTGACGCAGGTGCTGGTCGTGGACGGCAAACGCCGGATGGAATCCCGCGTGTTCCTCGAAGACGATGAGGGCGGCGCCGGGATGGGCGGCTTCGGTGCGTACGTGGTGGGCGCCGTGAACCTCTGCCCGCACGGAACGCGGCAGGCGGAACTGCTGGACGTCCGCGCACAGCGGGTGCTGGCGCACGCGCCGGGCCTGCGGGTCAATCCCACCGAACTGTCCCCCCGCGATCCGCACACCGGGCAACTGCTGTACGTCCCGGTCCCCACCGAGAGTGCCGACCCGCTGGCCCCACTGCACCGCCTGCAGAGCCTGATGCTGGACGCCGAACAGGAGCTGTCCCACGCCTACGCCTCGGCCGTCCCGGCGGACGAAACCGACGACGAGGAACCCCTGACGGCCCTGACCCTGCAGGACGGGACGCTGCGGCGCGGCGGGGCCAACCTGGGCGGCGCTGTCGTCGGGTACGTGAAGACCATGCAGACGCAGTACCTCAGCACCGACCGCGTGGGCCTGCTGTCCAGCCTGAAACCGGGCGAACGCACCCCGATCCTGCACATGAAGTCCGAGACGGGCCGCAGCACGCGGTTCACGTGGTACGTGCGGCTGTGCGAGGCGGCGTTCTACCAGCACCCCATGAGCGGTGTCATGCGCCTGGAGATGTACGCCCCGCCGGAACCGGACTTCCTGCCCCGCTCGGTGCGTCAGGTGGCGAACCTGTCGGGCACGCTGCTGACGCGGCTGGGCAGCCGCGCGCACAAGGACCCGCGCGCGCCGCAGAACCTGATTCCGACGGCGGCGCTGGAGCAGGCGATGAACCGCTCGATGGGCAGCGCGGATCTGGTCACGCGGCGCATCCGGGCGCACATCGCGGCGACGTTCGGGCAGGGGGCCGTGGCATGA
- a CDS encoding ATP-binding protein, translating into MTAVARGAVVGMVLGTQDVTPVSFWFAVQPGASIQLDDLVVVGTRKPDGAEVRFYGIVDHVRTRHEGVTFDSDVQDVAAGLLPASVSYAARVLVTRVHPENFIPPQPGDVVRHARDADLRMALSADKMGDRAFPGGLLADGQVLPLNYRFVNGENGGHINISGISGVATKTSYALFLLHSIFRSGVMGASASAGRALIFNVKGEDLLFLDQANRDVTTREADAQAQKGLPRTRYDLMNLPAEAFRDVQFLAPPRPGSAAGAIVPHVEQRASGVTPFLYSLREFCLRRMLPYVFVDRDASVNLGFVIGSIEDRLYRLAQGADTPYLTVEDWQPDTEQLIDEDVRFDELGGVRISTFPQLVAYLEYKLLDANDGEGDRKWVGKQSPATLQAFIRRLRGVQKHLTPLVRGDLSAAQAAQYRPDPLKPGVQTTVVDIHTLSATAQMFVVGVLLRDLFEHKERVGRQDTVFVVLDELNKYAPRDGDSPIKDVLLDIAERGRSLGIILIGAQQTASEVERRIVSNAAIRVVGRLDLAEAERPEYRFLPQSFRARAGILQPGTMLVSQPDVPNPVLVNYPFPAWATRKDEVDDLRGKKVEDVGDDWLR; encoded by the coding sequence ATGACAGCCGTTGCGAGGGGCGCAGTGGTGGGCATGGTGCTGGGCACGCAGGACGTGACCCCCGTGAGTTTCTGGTTCGCGGTGCAGCCCGGCGCGAGCATCCAGCTGGACGATCTGGTGGTCGTGGGCACCCGCAAGCCCGACGGGGCGGAGGTGCGTTTCTACGGGATCGTGGATCACGTCCGCACCCGGCACGAGGGGGTGACGTTCGACAGTGACGTGCAGGACGTCGCGGCGGGCCTGCTGCCCGCGAGTGTCAGTTACGCGGCGCGGGTGCTGGTCACGCGGGTCCACCCGGAGAATTTCATTCCGCCGCAGCCGGGGGACGTGGTGCGGCACGCGCGGGACGCGGACCTGCGCATGGCGCTCAGCGCGGACAAGATGGGCGACCGCGCCTTCCCCGGTGGGCTGCTGGCAGACGGGCAGGTGCTGCCGCTGAACTACCGCTTCGTGAACGGCGAGAACGGCGGGCACATCAACATCAGCGGGATCTCGGGCGTGGCGACGAAGACCAGTTACGCGCTGTTCCTGCTGCACTCGATCTTCCGCAGTGGCGTGATGGGCGCGTCCGCGTCGGCGGGGCGGGCGCTGATCTTCAACGTGAAGGGCGAGGACCTCCTGTTTCTCGATCAGGCGAACAGGGACGTGACGACGCGCGAGGCGGACGCGCAGGCGCAGAAGGGCCTGCCACGCACCCGCTACGACCTGATGAATCTCCCGGCGGAAGCGTTCCGGGACGTGCAGTTCCTCGCGCCGCCCCGGCCCGGCAGCGCGGCGGGCGCGATCGTACCGCACGTCGAGCAGCGCGCCAGTGGCGTGACGCCGTTCCTGTACTCGCTGCGGGAGTTCTGCCTGCGGCGCATGCTGCCGTACGTGTTCGTGGACCGGGACGCCAGCGTGAACCTGGGCTTCGTCATCGGCAGTATCGAGGACCGCCTGTACCGCCTCGCGCAGGGGGCGGACACGCCATACCTGACCGTGGAGGACTGGCAGCCGGACACCGAGCAGCTGATCGACGAGGACGTCCGCTTCGACGAACTGGGCGGCGTGCGGATCAGCACCTTCCCGCAGCTGGTCGCGTACCTGGAGTACAAACTGCTCGACGCGAACGACGGCGAGGGCGACCGCAAGTGGGTGGGCAAGCAGTCCCCCGCCACGCTGCAGGCGTTCATCCGGCGGCTGCGGGGCGTGCAGAAGCACCTGACGCCGCTGGTGCGCGGGGACCTGAGTGCCGCGCAGGCCGCGCAGTACCGCCCGGACCCCCTGAAGCCCGGTGTGCAGACGACCGTGGTGGACATCCACACGCTGTCGGCCACCGCGCAGATGTTCGTGGTGGGCGTGCTGCTGCGCGACCTGTTCGAGCACAAGGAACGCGTGGGGCGGCAGGACACGGTGTTCGTCGTGCTGGACGAGCTGAACAAGTACGCGCCGCGCGACGGGGACAGCCCGATCAAGGACGTGCTGCTGGACATCGCCGAACGCGGCCGCAGCCTGGGCATCATCCTGATCGGCGCGCAGCAGACCGCCAGCGAGGTCGAGCGGCGCATCGTGTCGAACGCCGCCATCCGCGTGGTGGGCCGCCTGGACCTCGCGGAGGCCGAACGGCCCGAGTACCGCTTCCTGCCGCAGAGTTTCCGGGCGCGGGCGGGCATCCTCCAGCCGGGCACCATGCTCGTCAGCCAGCCGGACGTGCCCAACCCGGTGCTCGTGAACTACCCGTTCCCCGCGTGGGCGACCCGCAAGGACGAGGTGGACGACCTGCGCGGCAAGAAGGTCGAGGACGTCGGGGACGACTGGCTGCGCTGA
- a CDS encoding protease complex subunit PrcB family protein produces the protein MTLSQIATGTNANTSQPGVQVATTASAASSLYARAYGRQSSVPTPPSVTGRTLIGVFLGQRPTGGYGIQVLSATGSGGQLTLRVRLTAPAPGAILAQVITSPWAIVSVPGAYSSVTVIDENGQPLPGTTGNDR, from the coding sequence GTGACCCTCAGCCAGATCGCCACCGGCACCAACGCCAACACCAGCCAGCCCGGCGTGCAGGTCGCCACGACCGCCAGCGCCGCCAGCAGCCTGTACGCCCGCGCGTACGGCCGCCAGAGCAGCGTCCCCACCCCGCCCAGCGTGACGGGCCGCACCCTGATCGGCGTGTTCCTCGGTCAGCGCCCCACCGGCGGCTACGGCATTCAGGTCCTCAGCGCGACCGGCAGCGGCGGGCAGCTGACCCTGCGCGTCCGCCTGACCGCCCCCGCGCCCGGCGCGATCCTCGCGCAGGTCATCACCAGCCCCTGGGCGATCGTCAGCGTGCCCGGCGCGTACAGCAGCGTCACCGTCATCGACGAGAACGGCCAGCCGCTGCCCGGCACGACCGGCAACGACCGCTGA
- a CDS encoding DNA repair protein RecN, which translates to MTRKAPRPDASPALPPLHTLEVRNLATIRTLNLHFSGGLSVFTGETGAGKSIIVDALGLLLGSRSNTDLIRSGEDDLLVTGHWGDEIASRRVTTQGRSTARLDGEVVSLRELQEWAQRRLTIHWQHSAVSLLTPANQRALLDRQVDAPHAAYAAAYREWQEARARLERLRATERERARQLDLLQFQAREIAEVSPQLGEEEPLQADLTRLANLDTIAQSAAGALHLLSDADENALGFLNEAARALNAGARFDDTTAQLQSELREALASIQAVVGELRGVAEDQAPDPEELARVESRLGALGKLRAKYGPTLEDVLNFHAQVETELADLTRDEQDAGTLDTEVDALRARVQEAGERLDAARRESAAPLAGDLLAVIRQLGMPHARLAFHLGALNEPGPHGLSDVTLHFNANPGEDLAPLADVASGGELSRVMLAISTVLGADTPAVVFDEVDAGIGGSAAHAVADQLRALAATRQVLVVTHLAQIAARADHHYKVEKSVEEGRTVSRVRLLTPDERLEEIARMLSGNTSEAALSHARELLAGTA; encoded by the coding sequence GTGACCCGCAAGGCCCCGCGACCCGACGCTTCACCCGCCCTGCCGCCCCTGCACACCCTGGAAGTCCGGAATCTGGCGACCATCCGCACCCTGAACCTGCACTTCAGCGGCGGCCTGAGCGTCTTCACCGGCGAGACCGGCGCGGGCAAGAGCATCATCGTGGACGCCCTGGGCCTGCTGCTGGGCAGCCGCAGCAACACCGACCTGATCCGCAGCGGCGAGGACGACCTGCTCGTCACCGGCCACTGGGGCGACGAGATCGCCAGCCGCCGCGTGACCACGCAGGGCCGCAGCACTGCCCGCCTGGACGGCGAGGTCGTCAGCCTGCGCGAACTGCAGGAGTGGGCGCAGCGCCGCCTGACCATCCACTGGCAGCACTCGGCGGTCAGCCTCCTGACGCCCGCGAACCAGCGCGCCCTGCTCGACCGTCAGGTGGACGCGCCGCACGCCGCGTACGCCGCCGCGTACCGCGAGTGGCAGGAGGCCCGCGCGCGGCTGGAGCGCCTGCGCGCCACCGAACGCGAACGCGCCCGGCAGCTCGACCTGCTGCAGTTCCAGGCGCGCGAGATCGCCGAGGTCAGTCCCCAGCTGGGCGAGGAAGAGCCCCTCCAGGCCGACCTGACCCGGCTGGCGAACCTCGACACCATCGCGCAGAGCGCCGCCGGGGCGCTGCACCTCCTGAGCGACGCGGACGAGAACGCCCTGGGCTTCCTGAACGAGGCCGCCCGCGCCCTGAACGCCGGGGCGCGCTTCGACGACACCACCGCCCAGCTGCAGAGCGAACTGCGCGAGGCCCTCGCCAGCATCCAGGCGGTCGTGGGGGAACTGCGTGGCGTCGCCGAGGATCAGGCCCCCGACCCGGAGGAACTCGCGCGGGTGGAATCCCGCCTGGGCGCGCTGGGGAAACTCCGCGCGAAGTACGGCCCGACCCTGGAGGACGTCCTGAACTTCCACGCGCAGGTCGAGACCGAACTGGCCGACCTGACCCGCGACGAACAGGACGCAGGCACCCTGGACACCGAGGTGGACGCCCTGCGCGCCCGCGTGCAGGAGGCAGGGGAGAGGCTGGACGCCGCCCGCCGCGAGAGCGCCGCGCCCCTGGCGGGCGACCTGCTGGCCGTCATCCGGCAGCTGGGGATGCCGCACGCCCGACTGGCCTTCCACCTGGGCGCCCTGAACGAACCCGGCCCGCACGGCCTGAGCGACGTGACCCTGCACTTCAACGCCAACCCCGGCGAGGACCTCGCCCCGCTGGCCGACGTCGCCTCCGGCGGAGAACTCAGCCGCGTGATGCTCGCCATCAGCACCGTCCTGGGTGCCGACACGCCCGCCGTGGTCTTCGACGAGGTGGACGCCGGGATCGGCGGGAGCGCCGCGCACGCCGTCGCCGACCAGCTGCGCGCCCTGGCCGCCACGCGGCAGGTGCTGGTCGTCACGCACCTCGCGCAGATCGCCGCGCGCGCCGACCACCACTACAAGGTCGAGAAGAGCGTCGAGGAAGGCCGCACCGTCAGCCGCGTGCGCCTCCTGACGCCCGACGAACGCCTGGAGGAGATCGCGCGGATGCTCAGCGGCAACACCAGCGAAGCCGCCCTGAGCCACGCCCGCGAACTCCTCGCCGGAACCGCCTGA
- a CDS encoding alginate biosynthesis protein AlgP, with translation MNNTESTGGVSKRSLVLLGALAGLMTNRDTRRALVDGTRTAWSGTQHTLSDNVRPALLSAASQAAQLAQDTARSGAHTLSSTASTLKDEAAPRASALLESVLHAASELAGQAQEAAARAAAAGSEQARTLGHEAGRVAADAGQTVQVQAQRGLKNAAKATRPARRAAALTLSDASGAATELLANVQDTVSSTLHEAVDGAEARRRRVERTLRQARRDAERDLRSGKRKLSSGQLERAVSRKLAPLEKQLGRELKVIEKQVRRARKDDRSSGGGSAVATLVLLGTGAVVLARVPAARQAILSAVEKVSPEAAQGLHDAGRNARNLIGSMWLDRIEEPQATPAPGAAKTTQAATTGAAAAGAVAPDAPAAAKTAAQDGAAKPDGQTKQTN, from the coding sequence ATGAACAACACGGAATCGACCGGCGGCGTCAGCAAGCGCAGCCTGGTGCTGCTGGGGGCCCTGGCGGGCCTGATGACGAACCGCGACACGCGCCGCGCCCTGGTGGACGGCACCCGCACCGCCTGGAGCGGCACGCAGCACACCCTGAGCGACAACGTGCGGCCCGCGCTGCTGTCGGCGGCCAGTCAGGCGGCGCAGCTGGCGCAGGACACGGCGCGCAGCGGCGCGCACACACTGTCCAGCACCGCCAGCACCCTGAAGGACGAGGCCGCGCCCCGCGCGAGCGCCCTGCTGGAGAGCGTGCTGCACGCGGCGAGTGAACTGGCCGGGCAGGCGCAGGAGGCGGCGGCCCGCGCGGCGGCGGCGGGCAGCGAGCAGGCGCGCACGCTGGGTCACGAGGCGGGTCGAGTGGCGGCGGATGCCGGTCAGACCGTGCAGGTGCAGGCGCAGCGCGGCCTGAAGAACGCGGCGAAGGCGACCCGTCCGGCGCGGCGCGCGGCGGCCCTGACGCTGTCGGACGCGTCGGGGGCGGCGACGGAACTCCTGGCGAACGTCCAGGACACGGTCAGCAGCACCCTGCACGAGGCCGTGGACGGAGCCGAGGCCCGTCGTCGCCGCGTGGAACGCACCCTGCGTCAGGCACGCCGAGACGCCGAGCGTGACCTGCGTAGCGGGAAGCGCAAGCTGAGCAGCGGACAGCTGGAACGCGCGGTGAGTCGCAAGTTGGCCCCGCTGGAGAAGCAACTGGGCCGTGAATTGAAGGTCATCGAGAAGCAGGTGCGCCGCGCCCGCAAGGATGACCGCAGCAGCGGGGGCGGCAGCGCCGTGGCGACCCTGGTGCTGCTGGGGACGGGCGCCGTGGTGCTGGCCCGCGTGCCCGCCGCGCGTCAGGCGATCCTGAGCGCCGTGGAGAAGGTCAGCCCCGAGGCCGCGCAGGGCCTGCACGACGCGGGCCGGAACGCCCGGAACCTGATCGGGTCGATGTGGCTGGACCGCATCGAGGAGCCGCAGGCGACGCCGGCGCCCGGCGCGGCGAAGACCACGCAGGCGGCGACGACCGGTGCGGCGGCCGCGGGCGCGGTGGCTCCGGACGCTCCGGCGGCGGCGAAGACGGCAGCGCAGGACGGCGCGGCGAAACCCGACGGTCAGACCAAGCAGACGAACTGA